Proteins encoded in a region of the Mycolicibacterium chitae genome:
- a CDS encoding PPOX class F420-dependent oxidoreductase gives MSKKYATADHVERAELLEFVRPRHKMILTTFRADGSPQSSPVTAGVDDQGRIVIASYPQRAKSVNIGRRPQASVVVLSDEFNGPYVQVDGDAEVITLPDAVEPLVDYFRAVAGEHSDWDEYRQAMRDQGKCLIRLTPTRWGPVATGGFPPPK, from the coding sequence ATGAGCAAGAAGTATGCGACCGCGGACCACGTCGAACGTGCGGAACTTCTCGAGTTCGTCCGGCCCCGGCACAAGATGATCCTGACGACGTTCCGGGCCGACGGGTCGCCGCAGAGTTCCCCGGTGACCGCGGGCGTGGATGATCAGGGACGGATCGTCATCGCCAGCTATCCGCAGCGGGCCAAGTCGGTCAACATCGGCCGGCGTCCGCAGGCCAGCGTGGTGGTGCTCTCCGATGAGTTCAACGGCCCCTACGTGCAGGTCGACGGCGACGCGGAAGTCATCACGCTGCCCGACGCCGTTGAACCGCTCGTCGACTACTTCCGCGCGGTCGCCGGCGAGCACTCGGACTGGGACGAGTACCGCCAGGCGATGCGCGACCAGGGCAAGTGCCTGATCAGGCTCACCCCGACGCGGTGGGGTCCCGTCGCCACCGGCGGTTTCCCGCCGCCGAAGTAA
- a CDS encoding GAP family protein gives MSGLSAALFGQLTAPAMVVALSPVSIVAVLVLLLHNDRPRPASLAFLLGRLVALAAATAVFLQVPRLADRFAEPNPAATTWLLGIFGAVCVALGAVLWLRRDHVGAQPRWEARIARLGWLGAAAIGAVFVVANPKMMAANGAAGVMIGATVVSGVAAAAAIAFYTVLASCTVTAPVLAYMLFGARIDPALARLKLWIQRRRNLVTSIVLLVVGLALLVAALRGF, from the coding sequence ATGTCGGGTCTGTCCGCGGCGCTGTTCGGTCAGCTGACGGCCCCGGCCATGGTGGTCGCGCTGTCACCGGTGTCGATCGTCGCGGTGCTGGTCCTGCTGCTGCACAATGACCGGCCCCGCCCGGCGAGCCTGGCCTTCCTGCTCGGGCGGCTGGTCGCCCTGGCGGCCGCGACCGCGGTATTCCTGCAGGTGCCCCGGTTGGCCGACCGGTTCGCCGAACCGAACCCCGCCGCCACCACCTGGTTGCTGGGGATCTTCGGCGCGGTGTGCGTCGCGCTCGGGGCCGTGCTGTGGCTGCGCCGGGATCACGTCGGCGCGCAGCCGCGGTGGGAGGCCAGGATCGCCCGACTCGGCTGGCTGGGGGCCGCCGCGATCGGCGCCGTCTTCGTGGTGGCGAACCCCAAGATGATGGCCGCCAACGGGGCCGCGGGAGTCATGATCGGGGCCACCGTCGTCAGCGGGGTCGCCGCGGCGGCGGCCATCGCGTTCTACACGGTGCTGGCCAGTTGCACCGTCACCGCGCCGGTACTGGCCTACATGCTGTTCGGGGCGCGGATCGATCCCGCGTTGGCCCGGCTCAAGCTGTGGATCCAGCGCCGGCGCAACCTCGTGACCTCGATCGTGTTGCTGGTCGTAGGCCTGGCACTACTGGTCGCCGCGCTGCGCGGGTTCTGA
- a CDS encoding SDR family oxidoreductase, with product MKISGNTIFIPGSTSGIGLALALALKDKGNTVILGGRRSAELDRLTAEHPGLGAVTIDTADPASIDRAAKQVLAEHPDLNVVIAMAGIMQTEDWHRRSDFLDTAESIITTNVLGPIRLIAAFVEHLQAQPDSAIVTVSSGLAFTPLRVTPTYNASKAAIHMLSESLRLQLADTSVQVIELVPPSVRTPLMPGHEDNEHGMPLQEFIDEVIALLEAEPDAHEILVERVKFLRHSEVRGEYEQALAVLNASDPH from the coding sequence ATGAAAATTTCGGGCAACACCATCTTCATCCCGGGCTCCACCAGCGGTATCGGGTTGGCCCTGGCACTGGCCTTGAAGGACAAGGGCAACACGGTGATCCTGGGTGGTCGCCGCAGCGCAGAACTGGACCGGCTCACCGCCGAACATCCGGGGCTGGGCGCGGTCACCATCGACACCGCCGACCCCGCCAGCATCGACCGCGCCGCGAAGCAGGTGCTGGCCGAGCATCCCGACCTCAACGTGGTGATCGCGATGGCCGGCATCATGCAGACCGAGGACTGGCATCGGCGCTCCGACTTCCTCGACACCGCCGAGTCGATCATCACCACCAACGTGCTCGGACCCATCCGGCTGATCGCCGCGTTCGTCGAACACCTTCAGGCACAGCCGGATTCGGCCATCGTCACGGTGTCCTCCGGCCTGGCGTTCACGCCGCTGCGGGTCACCCCGACCTACAACGCATCCAAGGCCGCGATCCACATGCTCAGCGAATCGCTGCGCCTGCAACTGGCCGATACCAGCGTGCAGGTCATCGAACTGGTGCCGCCGTCGGTGCGCACGCCGCTGATGCCGGGGCACGAGGACAACGAGCACGGAATGCCCCTGCAGGAATTCATCGACGAGGTCATCGCGCTCCTCGAAGCCGAACCGGACGCGCACGAGATCCTCGTCGAGCGGGTGAAGTTCCTGCGGCACAGCGAGGTCCGCGGGGAGTACGAGCAGGCGCTGGCCGTCCTCAACGCCAGCGACCCGCACTGA
- a CDS encoding SDR family oxidoreductase, protein MPQRVLITAGAGGIGLVIARTFAAEGAKVHIADIDAQAVETALADNPGFTASVGDVSSAADVDAMMADVQSHLGGLDVLVSNAGIAGPTAPVEEYDPKAWAAVVNVNLNGSFEVVRKAVPLLKANDRGSIVVMSSLAGRFGYPNRIGYSTTKWGLVGFTKTLSLELGPHNITVNSIHPGGVKGPRLDKVFEGRAEVSGRTVEEERESALANQAIKEFTGPEDIAALAVFLTSPAARTISGQQFSIDGDSKAAQ, encoded by the coding sequence ATGCCACAGCGCGTTCTGATCACCGCCGGTGCGGGCGGGATCGGCCTGGTCATCGCCCGGACATTCGCCGCCGAGGGCGCCAAAGTCCACATCGCCGACATCGACGCCCAGGCCGTCGAGACCGCGCTGGCCGACAATCCGGGCTTCACGGCGTCGGTGGGTGATGTCAGTTCGGCCGCCGACGTCGACGCGATGATGGCCGATGTCCAGTCCCACCTGGGCGGCCTCGACGTGCTGGTCAGCAACGCCGGCATCGCCGGACCGACCGCCCCGGTCGAGGAGTACGACCCCAAGGCCTGGGCCGCCGTCGTCAACGTCAACCTGAACGGATCCTTCGAAGTGGTCCGCAAGGCCGTGCCGCTGCTGAAGGCCAACGACCGCGGATCGATCGTCGTCATGTCGTCACTGGCGGGGCGCTTCGGTTATCCCAACCGCATCGGCTACTCCACCACCAAGTGGGGGTTGGTCGGCTTCACCAAGACGCTGTCGCTGGAGTTGGGCCCGCACAACATCACCGTCAACTCAATCCACCCGGGCGGCGTCAAAGGCCCCCGGCTGGACAAGGTGTTCGAAGGCCGCGCCGAGGTCTCCGGCCGCACCGTCGAGGAGGAGCGGGAGAGCGCCCTGGCCAATCAGGCCATCAAGGAGTTCACCGGCCCCGAGGACATCGCCGCCCTGGCGGTCTTCCTGACCAGCCCGGCCGCGCGCACCATCTCGGGTCAGCAGTTCAGCATCGACGGCGATTCCAAAGCGGCCCAATGA
- a CDS encoding MFS transporter, whose translation MTLDAPDGTGQAPGSLWRGRILLIVGIVLLGVSLRYAVTGLSPFLPQIQADLGMGDAPLTLLTMLPTLFFGLAGFCAPVLMRRTSLELTAVTAMGLAAAGTALRPLFDSVPLFLVLSAVALFGMGMGNVVGAPLVKKYFSDRPAPVLTAFALLMQAGATIPAMLALPLADLGGGWRFSIGSWALLSIVAAIPWVIQLLKVSREDHADDAPAQSGGRAYGLGQLLRNPISVGTALFYAMASLNTYAMLSWMPTILQDNGHSSETAAAAYAIFTFLTLPMAVVSPIIGSKMRNPFPYAAALAVLPALGFLGVVLAPGLPFLWATLIGLIGGAFPLAIAMFNQRTRTEHGSGALSGFAMGVGYLFGTVGPLLGGWLNPATGSWTLPLLVYALMGVPMLLGAWMMSKPGRYLEDRFEPAAV comes from the coding sequence ATGACACTCGACGCGCCAGACGGAACGGGACAAGCGCCCGGTTCGTTGTGGCGCGGTCGCATCCTGCTCATTGTCGGCATCGTCCTGCTCGGCGTCTCGCTGCGCTACGCGGTAACGGGGCTGTCGCCGTTCCTGCCGCAGATCCAGGCCGATCTGGGGATGGGCGACGCCCCGCTGACGCTGCTGACCATGCTGCCGACGCTGTTCTTCGGCCTGGCCGGCTTCTGCGCGCCGGTGCTGATGCGACGTACTTCGCTGGAACTGACCGCCGTGACGGCGATGGGCCTGGCCGCGGCCGGCACGGCGCTGCGCCCCTTGTTCGACAGCGTCCCACTGTTCCTGGTGCTCTCCGCGGTCGCGCTGTTCGGCATGGGGATGGGCAACGTGGTGGGCGCGCCGCTGGTCAAGAAGTACTTCTCGGACCGGCCGGCACCCGTGCTCACCGCGTTCGCGCTGCTGATGCAGGCCGGCGCCACGATCCCCGCGATGCTGGCGCTGCCACTGGCCGATCTTGGGGGTGGCTGGCGGTTCTCGATCGGGTCCTGGGCGCTGCTGTCGATCGTGGCAGCCATCCCGTGGGTCATCCAGTTGCTCAAGGTTTCTCGCGAGGACCACGCGGATGATGCCCCGGCGCAGTCCGGTGGGCGCGCATACGGCCTGGGCCAGTTGCTGCGGAACCCGATCTCGGTGGGAACCGCGCTGTTCTACGCCATGGCCTCGCTGAACACCTACGCCATGCTGTCCTGGATGCCGACGATCCTCCAGGACAATGGGCACAGTTCGGAGACCGCCGCCGCGGCCTATGCCATCTTCACATTCCTGACGCTGCCGATGGCCGTCGTCAGCCCGATCATCGGGTCGAAGATGCGAAACCCGTTCCCGTATGCGGCGGCCCTGGCGGTCCTCCCGGCGCTCGGCTTCCTCGGAGTGGTGCTGGCGCCCGGACTGCCGTTCCTGTGGGCGACGCTGATCGGCCTCATCGGCGGCGCCTTCCCGCTGGCCATCGCGATGTTCAACCAGCGCACCCGCACCGAACACGGCTCCGGGGCACTGTCCGGTTTCGCCATGGGAGTGGGTTACCTGTTTGGGACCGTCGGCCCGCTGCTGGGCGGCTGGTTGAACCCGGCAACGGGTAGCTGGACGCTGCCGCTGCTGGTGTACGCGTTGATGGGCGTCCCGATGCTGCTGGGCGCGTGGATGATGAGCAAGCCCGGCCGGTATCTGGAGGACCGGTTCGAACCCGCCGCGGTGTGA
- a CDS encoding UPF0158 family protein, which produces MARTWLSVTVELLGGRGEELWPWPGRVFAVGPSHTFMDLADAINDGFGRWDRAHLSMFTLTDGRLVTDEETGDELAGLIEGAITEPLDIERAKVSRVVSPGAEFQFVFDLGDEWTHRCVVGDTKIDPEETLGIKPRKPLPHWGWGTIPDQYGRRWADDDGRSRIPNRPTEPHPMLRHAWPGPIQAPPLDLHELRAAIATADAARFLAALDGRDLGDALQQVGAGLPMALEKRRKQAESVALSVINRLVHRAATGDDILAEDLLAHLRGAPLAGRAVPADLEMLAAEMEGDPTASTGGYVDLDTGDVLDDSSTDPGMVGEDAAIDVEEEPDRWLGFDRVGSRDGWRDMADFAARQSDPGLRSRLERAIEAKGAFRRFRDLVHEEGLAQQWYAFSEDRKLGRARAFLADQGIRVG; this is translated from the coding sequence ATGGCGCGCACCTGGTTGTCGGTGACGGTGGAGTTGCTCGGCGGACGCGGCGAGGAACTCTGGCCGTGGCCGGGCCGCGTTTTCGCGGTCGGGCCATCGCATACCTTCATGGACCTGGCCGATGCCATCAACGACGGTTTCGGCCGGTGGGACAGAGCGCACCTGTCGATGTTCACTCTGACCGACGGACGCCTCGTCACCGACGAGGAGACCGGCGACGAGCTGGCAGGCTTGATCGAGGGTGCCATCACCGAGCCGCTGGACATCGAGCGCGCCAAGGTCTCTCGCGTGGTGTCCCCCGGTGCGGAGTTCCAGTTCGTCTTCGACCTCGGCGACGAGTGGACGCACCGCTGCGTGGTCGGCGACACCAAGATCGACCCGGAGGAAACGCTGGGGATCAAACCGCGAAAGCCGTTGCCGCACTGGGGCTGGGGCACCATCCCGGACCAGTACGGGCGGCGCTGGGCCGACGACGACGGGCGCAGTCGCATTCCCAACCGGCCCACCGAGCCCCATCCGATGCTGCGACACGCGTGGCCCGGACCAATCCAGGCCCCGCCGCTCGACCTGCATGAGCTGCGCGCGGCAATCGCGACAGCGGATGCGGCGCGCTTCCTGGCCGCTCTGGACGGCCGCGACCTCGGCGACGCGCTGCAACAGGTCGGCGCCGGACTGCCGATGGCCTTGGAAAAGCGACGGAAGCAGGCAGAGTCGGTCGCACTGTCGGTGATCAACCGCCTCGTTCATCGCGCCGCCACGGGAGATGACATCTTGGCCGAAGACCTTCTCGCGCACCTGCGCGGGGCACCCCTTGCGGGACGCGCGGTGCCGGCCGACCTCGAGATGCTCGCCGCCGAGATGGAGGGCGATCCGACTGCGTCCACCGGGGGCTACGTGGACCTTGACACCGGCGACGTGCTGGATGACAGCAGCACCGACCCGGGCATGGTCGGCGAAGACGCCGCCATCGACGTGGAGGAGGAACCCGACCGTTGGCTCGGTTTCGACCGCGTCGGGTCCCGCGACGGCTGGCGCGACATGGCGGATTTCGCTGCGCGGCAGTCCGATCCGGGCCTGCGGTCCCGTCTGGAACGCGCGATCGAAGCCAAGGGCGCGTTCCGGCGGTTCCGCGATCTCGTGCACGAAGAGGGACTCGCGCAACAGTGGTACGCCTTCTCCGAGGATCGCAAACTCGGCCGTGCCCGCGCATTCCTGGCGGATCAGGGCATCCGAGTGGGTTGA
- a CDS encoding aldo/keto reductase, with amino-acid sequence MRTIGTSGIEIFPLALGANTFGWTSDEAESQQVLDAFVAAGGNFIDTADMYSSWVPGNSGGESETVLGRWVRERRNRDSVVIATKVGAHPDFKGLARANVQAAAEASLQRLQTDYIDLYYAHYDDEDVPMVEIAAVFDGLVQAGKVRHIALSNMSPERIDEWIRIAQTEGMAVPVALQPHYNLVHRKDFEQNYVPLVQRHGLAVFPYSSLASGFLSGKYRTAQDADGAARGPMLESYLTPDGFAVVDALDKVATARGISSTTAALAWLLTRPTITAPLASARTVEQLPDLLAAVETELSAEERAVLEDASSPFS; translated from the coding sequence GTGCGCACCATCGGAACTTCTGGCATCGAGATCTTCCCGCTCGCGCTAGGCGCCAACACCTTCGGCTGGACCTCCGACGAGGCCGAGTCCCAGCAGGTCCTGGATGCTTTCGTCGCGGCCGGCGGGAACTTCATCGACACGGCGGACATGTACTCGTCGTGGGTGCCGGGCAACTCCGGTGGGGAGTCCGAGACCGTCCTCGGCCGGTGGGTGCGCGAGCGTCGCAACCGCGACTCGGTGGTCATTGCCACCAAGGTGGGCGCCCACCCGGACTTCAAGGGGCTGGCCCGGGCCAACGTGCAGGCCGCCGCGGAGGCGTCGCTGCAGCGTCTCCAGACCGACTACATCGACCTGTACTACGCGCACTACGACGACGAAGACGTCCCGATGGTCGAGATCGCGGCCGTGTTCGACGGTTTGGTGCAGGCCGGCAAGGTGCGCCACATCGCGCTGTCCAACATGTCGCCCGAGCGCATCGACGAGTGGATCCGGATTGCGCAGACCGAGGGGATGGCGGTGCCGGTTGCGCTGCAGCCGCACTATAATCTGGTGCACCGCAAGGACTTTGAGCAGAATTACGTGCCGTTGGTCCAACGGCACGGGTTGGCGGTGTTCCCGTACTCGTCCCTGGCATCCGGCTTCCTGTCCGGCAAGTACCGCACGGCGCAGGACGCCGACGGTGCCGCGCGGGGGCCCATGCTGGAGTCCTACCTGACCCCGGACGGGTTCGCGGTGGTCGACGCGCTGGACAAGGTGGCCACGGCCCGCGGTATCTCGTCGACGACGGCGGCGCTCGCGTGGCTACTGACGCGCCCCACGATCACGGCGCCGCTGGCCAGCGCCCGCACAGTCGAGCAGTTGCCGGATCTGCTGGCCGCGGTGGAGACGGAACTCAGCGCCGAGGAACGTGCCGTCCTGGAGGATGCGTCGAGTCCTTTCTCCTGA
- a CDS encoding DUF1684 domain-containing protein has translation MTEGIEQWREFRRARETELRQPRGWLTLTGFHWLPETPTRLGDLPGRWSTDGQDAFLDAAPRDGLSVDGTLVDGRSRKTVAETSRAPWVEFGDTEIELLRRGGRLAIRMRAQTSPDRENFAGVPTFDYDPAWVITATFEPYPDGRKVDVATHKPELRQQLPAMGEVVFTVDGQPQRLVATNIKTGLSIEFHDPTNGVETEPWRQLKFDDPAPDGTVVLDFNRAINMWFAFTDHATCPMPVTGNTITVPVRAGEKSPG, from the coding sequence ATGACCGAGGGAATCGAGCAGTGGCGCGAGTTCCGGCGCGCCCGCGAAACCGAACTGCGCCAACCGCGCGGCTGGCTGACGCTCACCGGATTTCACTGGCTGCCGGAGACCCCGACGCGCCTCGGTGACCTGCCGGGGCGCTGGTCGACCGACGGGCAGGACGCGTTCCTCGACGCAGCACCGCGGGACGGCCTGAGCGTCGACGGCACGCTCGTCGACGGCCGCTCCCGCAAGACCGTCGCCGAGACCAGCCGCGCGCCGTGGGTCGAATTCGGCGACACCGAGATCGAACTGCTGCGGCGCGGCGGCCGGTTGGCCATCCGGATGCGGGCGCAGACCTCGCCGGACCGGGAGAACTTCGCCGGCGTGCCCACCTTCGACTACGACCCCGCGTGGGTCATCACCGCCACCTTCGAGCCCTACCCGGACGGGCGCAAGGTCGACGTCGCGACCCACAAGCCCGAGTTGCGCCAGCAGTTGCCGGCGATGGGCGAGGTGGTGTTCACCGTCGACGGCCAACCCCAGCGGCTGGTGGCGACCAACATCAAGACCGGCCTGAGCATCGAGTTCCACGACCCCACCAACGGCGTCGAGACCGAGCCGTGGCGCCAATTGAAGTTCGACGACCCCGCCCCGGACGGCACCGTCGTCCTCGACTTCAACCGGGCGATCAACATGTGGTTCGCCTTCACCGACCACGCGACCTGCCCCATGCCGGTGACCGGCAACACCATCACCGTCCCGGTCCGCGCCGGGGAGAAGTCACCCGGCTGA
- a CDS encoding antibiotic biosynthesis monooxygenase, translated as MTVPDPSTAVTRIARRMAKPGHERQYEQLVREMFAVMKKHRGFRGGELIPPANPGEPYQVVVNYATEADLTAWDNSADRNHILGRMREHAESEPEHRRLDVLEEWFVGPSVPASVHPPRWKTAVVTWMGIWPLASIVIWLLTPVWERMGLPFLLITAINVVFIVVFMTFLVAPLLTRLMKWFLVPGAGK; from the coding sequence ATGACCGTTCCCGACCCGTCCACCGCCGTGACCCGCATCGCGCGGCGGATGGCCAAACCGGGCCACGAGCGGCAGTACGAACAGCTGGTCCGGGAGATGTTCGCGGTGATGAAGAAGCACCGCGGCTTCCGCGGCGGCGAGCTGATCCCGCCCGCAAACCCCGGCGAGCCGTACCAGGTGGTGGTGAACTACGCGACCGAGGCCGACCTGACGGCCTGGGACAACTCCGCCGACCGCAACCACATCCTGGGCCGGATGCGCGAGCACGCCGAGAGCGAACCGGAGCACCGGCGACTCGACGTGCTCGAGGAGTGGTTCGTCGGCCCGTCGGTGCCGGCCTCGGTGCATCCGCCGCGGTGGAAGACCGCGGTGGTGACGTGGATGGGCATCTGGCCGCTGGCCTCGATCGTGATCTGGCTGCTGACCCCGGTCTGGGAGCGGATGGGGCTGCCGTTCCTGCTGATCACCGCCATCAACGTGGTCTTCATCGTCGTGTTCATGACGTTCCTGGTCGCACCGCTGCTGACCCGACTGATGAAGTGGTTCCTGGTGCCGGGGGCCGGGAAGTAA
- a CDS encoding DoxX family protein, which translates to MTLTSGRLAPFAPAALAVFRIIVGLMFVQHGTAKLIGWPTSSAAAAVGSWPSWYAGVIEVVTGLLVAAGLFTVPAAILASGTMAVAYFWRHFPDGFWPINNGGEGAVLYCFAMLYIAFAGPGAWAAQRIVNRSSEAQTSGSPTPR; encoded by the coding sequence ATGACTCTCACCAGCGGCCGGCTCGCACCCTTCGCCCCCGCCGCCCTCGCCGTCTTCCGCATCATCGTCGGGCTCATGTTCGTGCAACACGGAACCGCGAAGCTGATCGGCTGGCCGACCTCGTCAGCCGCCGCCGCGGTCGGCAGTTGGCCGTCCTGGTACGCCGGTGTCATCGAGGTGGTCACCGGCCTGCTGGTTGCCGCCGGCCTGTTCACGGTTCCCGCCGCCATCCTCGCCTCGGGAACGATGGCCGTCGCCTACTTCTGGCGGCACTTCCCCGATGGCTTCTGGCCGATCAACAACGGCGGCGAGGGTGCGGTGCTGTACTGCTTCGCGATGCTCTACATCGCCTTTGCCGGACCGGGCGCGTGGGCGGCGCAGAGGATCGTCAACCGCTCCTCGGAGGCACAGACCTCGGGGTCACCGACGCCCCGCTAA
- a CDS encoding serine hydrolase domain-containing protein: MTTSRSRLARLCAAGTVVFSLAACGPPADPPRSTSTTVAPPRVTVTPSPVTPAPEFVPVAQLVEDAVAAGRLPGAVVTVGHDGAVVFRGAFGARKLAGEPGLDGRPAPAEPMTEDTLFDLASLTKPLTTATGILQLYERGHVGLDEPVQTYLPDFNPTGDPRRAKVTVRMLLTHTSGIAGDLSLDGPWGLVRADKEEGIRRALGAWVVAEPGERFHYSDIGFIILGALLEKITGEPEDVYIERNVFAPLGMSDTYYLPVAKACGPHRIRGNAIVPDPGGPDPDECADGTWSTELLARVAPTALDEDTPGINPNYGHPLRGTVHDPTARRMGGVAGSAGVFSTAHDLGLYAQALLDRLAGRPSRFPLTRETTTLMTTVQQPGSGRGLGWDIDTAHSGPRGRIFPVGSFGHTGFTGTTLWIDPGSDTYVVVLANVIHVRGGPPITTLSGAVATASARALHLYGN, from the coding sequence GTGACGACGTCACGCTCGCGTCTGGCCCGGCTCTGTGCCGCCGGGACCGTCGTGTTCAGCCTCGCCGCGTGCGGGCCGCCGGCCGACCCGCCGCGGTCGACGTCGACAACCGTCGCACCACCCCGGGTGACCGTCACACCCTCCCCCGTCACCCCGGCGCCGGAGTTCGTTCCCGTCGCGCAACTGGTCGAGGACGCCGTCGCGGCCGGCCGGCTACCCGGCGCGGTGGTCACGGTCGGCCACGACGGCGCGGTGGTGTTCCGTGGGGCGTTCGGCGCCCGCAAGCTCGCCGGCGAACCGGGATTGGACGGGCGGCCCGCGCCCGCCGAGCCGATGACCGAGGACACGCTGTTCGACCTGGCGTCATTGACCAAACCACTCACCACCGCGACGGGGATCCTGCAGCTCTACGAGCGCGGCCACGTCGGGCTCGACGAGCCGGTGCAGACGTACCTGCCCGACTTCAATCCGACAGGCGACCCGCGTCGCGCGAAGGTGACGGTGCGGATGCTGCTCACCCACACCTCCGGCATCGCCGGGGATCTGAGCCTGGACGGGCCCTGGGGTCTGGTGCGGGCCGACAAGGAGGAGGGGATCCGCCGGGCCCTGGGCGCGTGGGTGGTGGCGGAGCCCGGCGAGCGCTTCCACTACTCCGACATCGGTTTCATCATCCTGGGCGCGTTGCTGGAGAAGATCACCGGCGAACCCGAGGACGTCTACATCGAGCGCAATGTGTTTGCGCCGCTGGGAATGTCGGACACCTACTATCTGCCCGTCGCCAAAGCTTGTGGCCCGCACCGGATCCGGGGCAACGCGATCGTGCCCGACCCGGGCGGCCCCGATCCGGACGAGTGCGCGGACGGCACCTGGAGCACCGAACTGCTGGCGCGCGTCGCCCCGACCGCGCTCGACGAGGACACCCCCGGCATCAACCCGAACTACGGGCACCCACTGCGCGGCACCGTGCACGATCCGACCGCGCGGCGCATGGGCGGGGTGGCCGGCAGCGCCGGGGTGTTCTCCACCGCACACGATCTCGGCCTGTACGCCCAGGCCCTGCTCGACCGTCTCGCGGGCCGCCCCAGCCGGTTCCCGCTGACCCGGGAGACCACGACACTGATGACCACGGTGCAGCAGCCCGGATCGGGGCGCGGGTTGGGCTGGGACATCGACACCGCCCACTCCGGGCCGCGCGGCCGGATCTTTCCCGTCGGGAGCTTCGGCCACACCGGCTTCACCGGCACCACGCTGTGGATCGACCCGGGCTCGGACACCTACGTGGTGGTCTTGGCGAACGTCATCCACGTGCGCGGCGGCCCGCCGATCACGACGCTGAGCGGTGCGGTCGCCACGGCGAGTGCCCGCGCGCTGCATCTTTACGGCAATTGA
- a CDS encoding 1-phosphofructokinase family hexose kinase: MTKTQSRANTPAGSDQERPDAVVIFAPLPVLTVTVEDRSGEADIHVHAGGQGVWQSRMVSSLGVPVVLCAALGGETGDVLNHLLPIEDVTARIVPVSARNGSYVHDRRTGTREVVAESPGSPLDRHELDSLYELTLTEGLEHGWVLLSGPQEDDVLPADLYRRLATDLGANGCKVAADLSGERLEAVLAGNPSLIKVSHEELLDDGQAKSDDAEDLVKAMRAMREECAGTIVVSRSGAAPALALLDGSAAKADVVEIEMPKLEPADPAGAGDSMTAGMVAALAGGRSIREALQIGAACGALNVVRHGLGTGGARAVETLAERVELRPWK, from the coding sequence ATGACGAAGACGCAGAGCCGCGCCAACACCCCCGCCGGGTCGGACCAGGAGCGACCCGACGCCGTGGTGATCTTCGCCCCGCTGCCCGTCCTGACCGTGACGGTCGAGGACCGCTCCGGCGAGGCGGACATCCACGTCCACGCCGGCGGCCAGGGCGTGTGGCAGTCCCGCATGGTGTCCTCGCTGGGGGTGCCGGTGGTGCTGTGCGCGGCCCTCGGCGGCGAGACCGGCGACGTGCTCAACCATCTGCTGCCCATCGAGGACGTGACGGCGCGGATCGTGCCGGTGAGCGCGCGCAACGGCTCGTACGTCCACGACCGACGCACGGGCACCCGCGAGGTGGTGGCCGAGAGCCCCGGCAGCCCGCTGGATCGGCACGAACTCGACTCGCTGTACGAACTCACCCTGACCGAGGGACTCGAGCACGGCTGGGTGCTGCTGTCCGGGCCGCAAGAGGACGACGTGCTGCCGGCCGATCTGTATCGGCGCCTGGCCACCGACCTGGGTGCCAACGGGTGCAAGGTGGCCGCCGACCTGTCCGGCGAGCGGCTCGAGGCGGTGCTGGCCGGCAACCCGTCCCTGATCAAGGTCAGCCACGAGGAACTGCTCGACGACGGCCAGGCCAAGTCCGACGACGCCGAGGACCTCGTCAAGGCCATGCGCGCCATGCGCGAGGAGTGCGCGGGCACCATCGTGGTCTCCCGCTCGGGCGCCGCCCCCGCCCTGGCGCTGCTGGACGGCTCGGCCGCCAAGGCCGACGTCGTGGAGATCGAGATGCCCAAGCTCGAACCGGCCGACCCCGCCGGGGCCGGCGACTCGATGACCGCCGGCATGGTCGCCGCGCTGGCCGGCGGCCGATCGATCCGGGAGGCGCTGCAGATCGGGGCCGCGTGCGGGGCGCTGAACGTCGTGCGGCACGGCCTGGGCACCGGCGGCGCGCGCGCCGTCGAGACGCTGGCCGAACGGGTCGAACTGCGGCCATGGAAGTAA